GCAATGGAAAATCGTTACCCGGCATAAAACCTTGAAAACCTTGGGTTCTCAGGAAATCTTCGGCCCATGGCGCCGAAAGTTGCCCTCTCCCCTCGGGAGAGGGGGCGTGGCATGAAGTCAATGCTGCTTATGCAGCACCCCCTCTCCCGGCCTCGGTCTTCGACCGAGTCCACCCTCCCCCGCGAGGGGGGAGGATTGTATGGAGGGGAGAAGATTAGTCTCGGAAATTCTTGAACTGGAGGGGAAGCTCGAACTCGGCCTGCTTGAGCAAGGCGATGGCTTCTTGGAGGTCGTCCTTTTTTTTGCCGGTCACCCGAACCTGGTTATCTTGGATTTGGGCTTGGACCTTGAGCTTGCTGTCCTTGAGAAGTGCGACCAGCTTCTTGCCCTTTTCGGTCTCGATGCCTTCCAGAACCTTGATATCGCACTTCACCAGCTGGCCGCCGGCCGGCTCGACCTTGCCGACCGAGAGCGACTTGATGTCGATGCCGCGCTTGAAAGCCTTGGACTGCAGGATTTCGATCACCGCCTTCATCTTGGATTCATTGTCGCTGACCGCGTGGATCTGGCTCTGGGCCTTTTGAAACTCCACCGTCGTCTTGGTGCCCTTGAAATCGTAGCGCTGGGCAATCTCTTTCACCGCCTGGTTCACCGCGTTGTCGACTTCCTGTTGGTTCACTTCGCTGACCACGTCGAAGGATGGCATCGTTCGTCTCCCTTTATTTTTTCGAGTATTTAAAGAGGTCGTCGCTCAAGCCCTGATTGAGCGTCACGTTCTCCAAGGTGTAGTGGCTCAAATTTCCGGTGTCGGTGGAAAGAAAGACTTCGCGGGCGACGTTGCCGCCGTCGAAACCCATCACCAGCCAAGCCAGGCCCGATTGCTTGTTGAGCGGGGTCAGCTCCATCCAGCTCAGGTCCTGGCGCTTGCGCTTAAGGCTTTTCCATTTCTTGGAGTCGACCGTCTCGACCGCAAAATCGCGCTGGAGCCGGCCCAAGCCGCCGAGGAAGCTCAGGGCCTCGGCCGGCATGTCGGTTTCGCCGACGTCCATCTTCTGAACCTGGGCATCGCCGCTTTCGAAAATCCAGAGGGTCTTGCCGTCGCTCAAGTAATTGCGGCCGCCCTCGCCCTCATAGCGGATCGCCATCTTGCCCGGCTTCTTGAAGCGGGCCGAGCCTTTCTTTCGGACTTCTTTCTCCAAAACCGCGACGTAGGTCCTTTGATCGAAGTCCATCGAGAGATCTTGAGCGCCTTCGTAAAGGCTCTGAACCCGGTCGGCCAGCGCCGACACCGAGGCTTCGCCGGAGGCTTGGACCGTCAGCGGAAGCAGGAGAAGTAAAAGGCGGAGGAAATGTTTTGCC
The genomic region above belongs to bacterium and contains:
- a CDS encoding YajQ family cyclic di-GMP-binding protein, with protein sequence MPSFDVVSEVNQQEVDNAVNQAVKEIAQRYDFKGTKTTVEFQKAQSQIHAVSDNESKMKAVIEILQSKAFKRGIDIKSLSVGKVEPAGGQLVKCDIKVLEGIETEKGKKLVALLKDSKLKVQAQIQDNQVRVTGKKKDDLQEAIALLKQAEFELPLQFKNFRD
- a CDS encoding outer membrane lipoprotein carrier protein LolA — protein: AKHFLRLLLLLLPLTVQASGEASVSALADRVQSLYEGAQDLSMDFDQRTYVAVLEKEVRKKGSARFKKPGKMAIRYEGEGGRNYLSDGKTLWIFESGDAQVQKMDVGETDMPAEALSFLGGLGRLQRDFAVETVDSKKWKSLKRKRQDLSWMELTPLNKQSGLAWLVMGFDGGNVAREVFLSTDTGNLSHYTLENVTLNQGLSDDLFKYSKK